A stretch of the Uranotaenia lowii strain MFRU-FL chromosome 3, ASM2978415v1, whole genome shotgun sequence genome encodes the following:
- the LOC129753881 gene encoding uncharacterized protein LOC129753881: MSHYQTTYHSDYSPPPSDVFDDQDLEPRHQRQHGGGGRFAEPCSQCHRMCRCVRLGRKVSSPDQSPRSSCSSISSRIRSIRQLDYTKPAPCTSEVRVCRCQCECCNAPKQQQQQQQQQQQQQQLSSILLKRPKADSPQYFHRLSHESSRNSGGNSCGCKRLTRDSYPEIECNSCMLRNEDPIVRHRLDRPVSRACSCDKSNGTCTVNRSSSKLRFGGQVHDEQKAA, from the coding sequence ATGtctcactaccaaacaacttaCCATTCGGATTACAGCCCACCACCTTCGGATGTTTTTGACGATCAGGACCTAGAACCTAGACATCAACGACAACATGGTGGCGGTGGACGTTTTGCGGAACCCTGCAGCCAATGTCATCGAATGTGCCGCTGCGTCCGGCTGGGCAGAAAAGTATCGAGCCCCGATCAATCGCCCCGTTCTTCCTGCAGCAGCATCAGCTCCCGGATCCGCTCAATTCGACAGCTGGATTACACCAAACCTGCTCCATGCACTTCGGAAGTGCGCGTCTGCCGTTGCCAATGTGAGTGCTGCAATGCTCctaaacaacagcagcagcagcaacagcagcagcagcaacagcagcagttaTCATCGATACTTTTGAAAAGGCCTAAGGCAGATTCACCTCAGTACTTTCACAGATTGAGTCACGAGAGTAGCAGGAATTCTGGAGGAAATTCATGTGGCTGTAAAAGACTAACACGGGATTCGTATCCTGAGATTGAGTGCAATAGCTGTATGTTGAGGAACGAAGATCCGATTGTGCGGCATCGACTGGATAGACCCGTTTCAAGAGCATGTTCTTGTGACAAAAGCAATGGAACGTGTACGGTTAACCGATCTTCAAGTAAGCTGCGATTCGGAGGCCAGGTGCATGATGAGCAGAAAGCTGCATGA
- the LOC129758080 gene encoding uncharacterized protein LOC129758080, translating to MNRPNLKCCESEGTFGAPSTGNKAKPELPEHRKRYQQQMETTLPTVHNIFVNRTCPKRPVDVLTPMFDYGENTGRKVQVIQPNGQPPRCRCGCKLP from the exons ATGAACCGTCCAAATCTCAAGTGTTGCGAATCGGAAGGAACGTTTGGAGCGCCTTCTACCGGAAATAAAGCG AAGCCAGAACTCCCGGAACACCGCAAACGCTATCAGCAGCAGATGGAAACGACCTTGCCCACGGTTCACAACATCTTTGTCAACCGAACTTGCCCCAAGCGACCGGTGGATGTTTTGACACCGATGTTCGATTACGGAGAGAACACCGGAAGAAAGGTACAGGTCATTCAACCCAACGGGCAACCTCCTCGCTGCCGATGTGGATGTAAATTACcgtga